In Cervus canadensis isolate Bull #8, Minnesota chromosome 6, ASM1932006v1, whole genome shotgun sequence, one DNA window encodes the following:
- the LOC122443559 gene encoding epididymal secretory protein E3-beta-like, protein MASTLKVLGSLWALLFPLCGLLVHSQNLSWREFVKQHHLSTNWAFSKYKCNDLMRERGIPKDKNYHIFIYTLWHRIVHICMRNWRDHHRNIYIWVPYPFKILKCIRKNSKSSYEDYKSYSYIEFHCSMNGFVDGIEDMRFLEDIGT, encoded by the coding sequence ATGGCATCCACTCTAAAGGTCCTAGGCTCTCTGTGGGCTCTGCTGTTTCCTCTATGTGGGCTTCTTGTACACAGCCAGAACCTTTCCTGGAGGGAATTTGTGAAACAGCACCACCTGAGCACAAACTGGGCATTCAGCAAGTACAAATGCAACGATCTGATGAGGGAAAGAGGCATTCCAAAAGACAAGAACTATCATATCTTCATCTATACCTTATGGCACAGAATTGTACATATATGCATGAGGAACTGGAGAGACCACcacagaaacatatatatatgggtccCATATCCCTTCAAGATACTCAAGTGCATCCGGAAGAACAGCAAAAGCAGTTACGAAGATTACAAGAGCTACAGCTACATTGAATTCCATTGCAGCATGAATGGGTTTGTTGATGGCATAGAGGACATGAGGTTCCTAGAGGATATCGGCACCTAG
- the RNASE6 gene encoding ribonuclease K6: MRPLLLGRSSVLLLLLGMWWAVRPLGAVPKNLTKAHWFEIQHIQPELLPCNKAMSGVNNYTRHCKPENTFLHSSFQDVIAVCDLPNIICKNGQHNCHQSPKPVNLTQCNFIAGRYPDCRYHDAAQYKFFVVACDPPQKTDPPYHLVPVHLDKIV, from the coding sequence ATGAGGCCACTTCTTCTGGGACGTTCTTCTGTCCTCTTATTGCTGCTGGGAATGTGGTGGGCAGTGCGTCCTCTTGGTGCGGTGCCAAAAAATCTCACCAAGGCTCACTGGTTTGAAATTCAGCACATACAGCCAGAGCTTCTCCCATGCAACAAGGCAATGAGTGGCGTCAATAACTACACGCGGCACTGTAAGCCTGAAAACACCTTTCTGCACAGCTCCTTCCAGGATGTGATTGCTGTCTGTGACTTGCCCAACATCATCTGTAAGAACGGCCAGCACAACTGTCACCAGAGTCCAAAGCCTGTCAACCTGACTCAGTGCAATTTCATTGCGGGAAGGTATCCTGACTGCCGCTACCATGACGCCGCCCAATACAAGTTCTTCGTTGTCGCCTGTGACCCCCCTCAGAAGACCGACCCCCCTTATCATTTGGTTCCTGTACACTTAGATAAGATTGTTTAA
- the LOC122443305 gene encoding ribonuclease pancreatic: MALKSLVVLPLLVLVLLLVWAQPSLGKESAAAKFERQHMDPSTSSASSSDYCNQMMQSRKMTQDRCKPVNTFVHESLADVQAVCFQKNVACKNGQSNCYQSNSAMHITDCRESGNSKYPNCVYKATQAEKHIIVACEGNPYVPVHFDASV, translated from the coding sequence ATGGCTCTGAAGTCTCTAGTCGTGTTGCCACTGCTGGtcctggtgctgctgctggtgTGGGCCCAGCCTTCCCTGGGCAAGGAATCTGCGGCCGCCAAGTTTGAGCGGCAGCACATGGACCCCAGCACGTCCTCTGCCAGCAGCTCCGACTACTGCAACCAGATGATGCAGAGCCGGAAGATGACCCAAGATCGATGCAAGCCGGTGAACACCTTTGTGCACGAGTCCCTGGCCGATGTCCAGGCCGTGTGCTTCCAGAAAAATGTCGCCTGCAAGAATGGGCAGTCCAACTGCTACCAGAGCAACTCCGCCATGCATATCACAGACTGCCGCGAGAGTGGCAACTCCAAGTACCCCAACTGTGTCTACAAGGCCACCCAGGCGGAGAAACACATCATTGTGGCTTGCGAGGGAAACCCTTACGTGCCAGTCCACTTCGATGCTTCAGTGTAG